The sequence GAATAGAAAGTTGCGATCGCCCCTAAAGCTTCAAGCCTTCTGGCTTCAGTTCCGGATGGTTGACCCCGCAGATCTTGCTGATCAATTGGGTTGTGAGATCTTCAAGGCCAGCAACTCAAATTAGCCGCATATGCATAGCTATAGCCGACATCATTAGGCGGTTTGCTGGCAACGATCCCTGTCGGTCATTCCTGTGAAAACGGGCATCCATTCGAGCGCAGTGACGGGCTAGTGGATTCTCGCCCCACGCCTTCGCGGGGGCAGGCTCTGCGCGGGAATGACGGCTTTGTCCTAACCTGAGTGGCTATAGCTATATTTCCGCATGGGCATTGGTTGGCTAGGGTCAGCCCGCTGCGCGAAGTCAGCCATCAACATTTATAGGTAGATTGTTATCGCTTCAAACTGTAGGTAACACTACAGAGGCTAAGCAGCGTCAATCCTGTGGGTTTAACGACTACGCTTGCGATCGCCAGATTTTAATTTTCTTAATAATTGTATTTTGCTTTTGGCGTCTGAAAGGGCTTTAACTCGGTTGTATTCCTTTTGGAATAATGCAATATGTAACGAAAGTTGCCTTGACGCTCTCTAGAAGTTACGCGACACTACATCTAATAGACGTGCCCGCTCACGGAATCAATGCAATACATTGACTTTCGTAATGAACGGTGGCGAGTTATGGCCCCGGTGCTTGATTAAGATCAGGTTCATACTATTGCTAACGCTGTTCGAGTTAGGCGCTATCCAAGCGGATCAATGGTCTCGGTATTGAGGTCTATGTTCCGCAATTTTTAGGGCTGAGCAAGCATGGAAACCTTAGAGTTCATCATTTACCCCGATGGTCGGGTTAAAGAGACGGTAACGGGTATTGTGGGTGCCTCCTGCGCTGAGGTGACTGCTGCCATTGAGGCTCAGCTCGGTACCGTAGTAGCGCAACAAACGACCTCTGAGTATTTCGCTCAGCATCGTCACCAAACGGCTACCGAAACTGTGGCAGCTCAGGCGGCTCACAGTCAGTGGTAAATTTTCGAGTTTATAGTCCCTCTATTACCCGCAGAAGATGTCACACTTTAGCCAAATCAAAACTAAAATCCGCAATTTAGACTCTCTTAAGCTGGCTTTGAGCGACTTGGGCACCGACTGGAAGGCTGGCCCCTGCGATGTGCGAGGCTACCAAGGCCAGACGCAAACGGCTGACCTGGTGATTTCCCAAGAAAACGGCTATGACATTGGCTTTCGTCGCAACCCCGAAACCAATGACTATGAGCTGGTGGCCGACCTGCAATACTGGCGTCAGCCGCTCACAGTAGAAGGGTTTCTCAGCCGGGTGACCCAGCGCTACGCCTACAACACCGTGATGACTGAAACCTCTCGCCAAGGTTTTCAGCTAGCCGAAGAGCAAGTGCGTGAAGATGGTTCTGTGCGGCTGGTCGTGCAGCGTTGGAATGGCTAACCATTGACCACTTGAATGGTTGAGAGGGGCTCTGTGGCCCCTCTCGTTGTATAGGGAGATGTCTGAAAACGAATATCCCAGCCCCCGTAGGGTGGGCACTGCCCACCATCTTAAAAAGCATTGTCAGAGAATCTTCCGAGTCAGCCCCCGTAGGGTGGGCACTGCCCACCGTCTTAAAAAGCATTGTCAGAGAATCTTCCGAGTTTACTCAGCAGTTGGTTTGAAGCAAGCATGAGCAGCATAGACCATGACACAGTTTGATGAACAAACCACAGGTTTTGAACCGGAGCTAGGCGGGCAACTGCGCCAAACGGACGATCGCACTGGCTTAGAACCTGAGTTGGGCGGTCAGCTGCGTCAAAAGGGCGTCTATGTTGATGAAATCACCTGCATTGGCTGTAAGCACTGCGCCCACGTTGCCCGCAATACCTTTTATATTGAGCCCGACCACGGCAGATCGCGGGTTTACCGCCAAGACGGCGACTCTGAAGAGCTGATTCAAGAGGCGATCGATACTTGCCCCGTCGATTGCATTCACTGGATGGACTATACCGAGCTCAAGCAGCTAGAGCGCGATCGCCAGCACCAGGTGATCCCCATTGCTGGTTTTCCGGTTGACAAGGCCATGTCAGCCGCGCAAATGCGCAAGGCCAAGCGACGCAGCCAGCGATCGCAGCAATCTTAAGGAGTAGGCGCTTCAGTCGGCAGCACCAGCACCTCTCCAGTGGGTAAAAACTGAACCTCTACGATGATTCTGGCCCCATACGTTATCCCCGGAATCACGGCATTAACCTGGGGTAGGGTCGGGGTATTTTGGTAGGTGGCTGAGAACTCATTGAGAGGCACTAGGTCAATCACGGTGCCATTGGCAGCCAGGGTGAGGGTATAGCGGAGGGGGGCGGCTAGGTTGGCTGGCGGTCGCCACTGTCGTTGCAGCGCCAGAGCGAGGTCTGATGACTCGGTGGCCGTAGGCTCAGCGGCGGTGATGGCGGCGGCTGGACTATCGGGGGCAGCCCGCAGCGTCTCAGGGCTGGCAGGGGTCGACTGCTGCGCTGAAAAATCAGCGTCAGGGCTAGCTGCTGGTTCTCTGACTCGGGCCTCTGGTTGGGGAGATGCGGCTGGGGGTGGTGTGACCCCTGGGGACGTACCAGGCTGAGGGGTTGTCGGGGTGGCGGGCTGGGGAGAAAGTTTTGGGCTGCCCTGGCCTGAGGTGCCCGGTGGGGCAGAGGTGGTGGTTGGGGCGGTGGTGGTTGGTGTGGGCAGCGCCTCGCCAGTAGCCGAGGGACTAGATAAGGCCGCTTCAGGAACCGCTTCAGAGAAGGGTGTGGCTTCGTCTAGGGGCAGTTCGCGATCGGGGCTAGGAGCCTGGGTCGTCGAGCCGCCGATCGCGTCAGATGAGTCTGGGGCATTTAGAACGACCGGGCTGGGGGTAGTGGTCAAAAGCTGGTTGCCTAATATGGCAGCAATGCCCACCGCCGCCACAGAGCCCAGCCAAAGGGGGAGCCGAGGGCGGGCAGGCCGCGCCTTGGGCAGGGCGTCATCGGGGATGATTTGAAGCGTGCCATCGGCCTGCTCTAGGGTATCGGCCAGGTCAGACAGTTGCAGGGTCGAGAGTTCGACGACCTGGGGTGGGGCCGGGGGGGTCGCTAGGGTGAGGCGATGGCGCATTAGCCCCACGGGTTGGAGCGAACTGTCTCCCCGCGCCAGGGCGGCCCCAGGGCTAAGGGCTTGGGCGCTGAGATGAGCCTGTACGTAAGTTTGGACCAAGTTTGTCAGGGTCGAAAACTGTGGCTCTCGCCCACTGGCTTCAAACAGAACGGCGGGCCGGGCTGCTTCAGCGTCTGCTCCATCCTCTAGCCCATGCACCTGAAGCGAAAAGCGCGATCGCGTCAGCACCGGACGACCGGTTACCTGACTCAGGGGCGACAGATGCCCTATCAGCCGTAGGGTGCAGGTGCCCGCTGTATATTCGTAGGAGGTGACAGAGGCGATCTGGGCCATGGACTTTGGCTGGGTGAGGGTGACGGTGGGGTGAGCAGGTCAAACTTCAAACGTCTGCTGAGAGATGGCTAGAAAATTTCCTCTAAATGGTGGGCAGTGCTACAGCGGCTAAATTTTCTCTAAATGGTGGGCAGTGCCCACCCTACAGCGGCGCAAAGCCAAAATCGCAAAACCCAAATCTCCTCACGTCTCTGCTCGGTCTAGCAGGGCCAGCCAGAGCTTGCGGCTGCCTCCCGTTCCACTGTAAAACAGCAGATCGACCAGCAGCTTTAGCCCCAGAGTGGTGAGTTCGTCGGTGGTGGCGGTTTGGTCGGCTTCCATGCGGTCTTGGTAGGCGTTGCTAAAGGCATCGAGGTAGTCGCCCAGTTGGGCGGTGCGGTGGGGCGCTTGCCCCTGGGCCAGCGCTTTTTCTAGCCGCATGACGGCCTGGCGAATGCTCTCACGGTGGGCGATCGCAAGCTGACAACACACCAACACCAGGGCGCGGGCCTCGTCGATATCGAGCTTCTTGCGACCCTGGCCTTTGCGTAGGGGGCTGGCCTGCCGCAGTCGCCACAGATTGACGCGATCGCTCAGCAGATCTGACACCCCCAGCTTGTCTGCCGCCGCCAGCATGGCATCGGACCCCAGGCCGGTGAGGGCTTCTAGGGCCAGCAGCACCAGGTCGAGCTGGGCTTTGATGCTGTGCAGCTGTCGTGGGGTCGGCGACGGCTGGGCTGGGTTTGGCTCGCTGTTTGACGCACTGAGGGAAGACGGTTCCACCGGGCTGCCCTGTTACTAACCTAAGGGATTGGGCTCATTGTGGCATGGGGGTTGCAGTTCTTGAAACGAGTTTACGAATTAGCTGCGATCGCCTTTTCAGAGTCGTAAAAATCCTTGAGTATGGTGCCAAATCTCTGGCTCTACATCCGTTAAGGCGTGATCGCTGGGGAGTTCAACCAGGTGTACCCAGGAGCGGGTAGCGGCGTAGGCGCGGCTGGCCTCTATCGCTATGGTCTCGTCGTGGGTGCCGTGGAGAATTAGAGTGGGAATTTTGGCCCGCAGGTCTTCGTCTGTGTAGCCCTGGGCATCGGTGATGAACCCGTAGTGGAGGGGAATCTGGCGCTGCTCGGTGTAGTGATAGACCGAGAGGGTGCCTTGGTCGCGCCAGGCGGCGATCGCATCCGGGCCAAGGCGGGGCAGCCACTGCTTGAGAAAGTCAAAGGCCGGGGCCAGCAGCACCAGTTTCTCAATGTGTTTTGTGAGGCTGACCTGCTGGGCCACCCAGGCGGCGGTGAGGCCCCCCAGACTGGAGCCGATCAGTACGGTGGGTTCGCTCTGGGCGAGGATGAGGGCGCTGACCTGCTGAATCTGGCGGCTGAGGGTGAGGTGGGCAAAGTCGCCCTGGTTGAGGTCGGGGATGATCAGGGGAATGCCCCGAGCGGCGAGGCGAGTTTTCATGGCTTGGGCTTTGGCCGACTGGGGGCTAGAGGCGAAACCGTGGAGGTAGAGGTATTGGGGCATGGGGGGTGGGTGAAGAGTGAAGGGTGGATGGGTGGATGGGTGGATGTGTAGGGGCAGACCTATGTGTCTGCCCTGGGGGTGAATGCGTGGATGAATGGGTGGGTGGATGGGCGGGTCTGCCCTGGGAATTATCAGGGATGGGTTGGCCCCTGGGGGTATGATATTGAATCGGTGCGCTTCCCAGGCTGGTTGGTGGGCAGTGCCCACCCTACGGTAAATACATTTCTCCAACGCTATGACTTCGACTTATCGCATTACGCTGCTGCCCGGTGATGGTATTGGCCCTGAGATTATGGCAGTGGCGGTGGATGTGCTCAAAACTGTGGGCAGCCAGATGGATCTGGCCTTTGAGTTTGAGGAAGCGCTAATTGGCGGGGCGGCGATCGATGAAACTGGGGAGCCGCTGCCGGAGGCAACGCTGAAGACCTGCAAGGCCAGCGATGCGGTGCTGCTAGCCGCGATCGGCGGCTACAAGTGGGATACCTTGCCTCGGCACCAGCGGCCTGAGACCGGGTTGTTGGGCCTGCGATCGGGTCTAGAGCTGTTTGCCAACCTGCGACCGGCCACCATTCTGCCCCAGCTGATCGATGCGTCTTCCCTCAAGCGAGAGGTGGTAGAGGGTGTCGATATTATGGTGGTGCGAGAATTAACGGGCGGCATTTATTTTGGCTCTCCCAAGGGTGTGTTTGAGACCGAAACTGGTCAAAAGCGGGGGGTCAACACCATGGCCTACACCGATGGCGAAATCGATCGCATTGGCAAGGTCGCCTTTGAGACGGCCCAAAAGCGCAACGGCCAGCTGTGCTCGGTAGACAAGGCCAATGTGCTGGAGGTATCGCAGCTGTGGCGCGATCGCATCACTGCCCTCTCTGCCGACTACCCCGACGTCACCCTCACCCACATGTATGTCGACAATGCCGCCATGCAGCTAATTCGCTGGCCCAAGCAGTTCGACACCATCGTCACCGGCAATTTGTTTGGCGATATTTTGTCGGATGCGGCGGCCATGCTGACCGGCAGCATTGGCATGTTGCCCTCGGCTAGCCTGGGAGCCAGCGGGCCTGGGGTCTACGAACCGGTGCACGGGTCGGCCCCTGACATCGCTGGCCAAGACAAGGCCAACCCCCTGGCCCAGGTGCTGAGCGCCGCTATGATGCTGCGCTACGCCCTCGATCAGCCCGCCGCCGCCGATCGCATTGAGCAAGCCGTGACCACAGTTTTAGATCAGGGTTATCGAACTGGCGATATCATGTCTGAGACTATGACCCAGGTGGGTTGCAAAGCGATGGGCGACGCCCTGCTGCGCGCCCTGGCATAAAGTTCTCTCTAGAAGCCTTTCTAGAGTTTGCGGCCCCTGGAAAGATCGATTAAAGTCTGTCCATAAGCACACAGGTGAGCCGTGTACGGTCTACAGCAACCCCCGTCTACAAGCCAATTGCCCTCCCAGCTACCCGATGTTGGTGCCCTGCCCACAGCCCTCAACCCAGCCCTGCTAAAATCGGCTCGGCAAATTTACCGTACCTATTACGAAGTGCACCCTGACGATGTGCAGCGCCCCATCGGTATTGCCATCAGCACCAAGACCCATCGCGGCAAGCTGATTTTTGGCGGTAAGCCTGTGCTATTGCCCAACGAATGCTTTATTCCCATTAGCCAAATCGAGCCGGGGCTGCACTAGCCCATCACTGCTCTCGAATAGATTCCCGTTTTCACGGGAATAACAGGCAGGGATCGTTGCCAGCAAACGTCCTAATGATGTTGGCTATAGCTATGGCTGTACAGCCTGGTCGGCCCGGTTTACATCACCCAGCGGCTGTATCGACAGCGGTGGCAACAAGG is a genomic window of Nodosilinea sp. E11 containing:
- a CDS encoding DUF2997 domain-containing protein; the encoded protein is METLEFIIYPDGRVKETVTGIVGASCAEVTAAIEAQLGTVVAQQTTSEYFAQHRHQTATETVAAQAAHSQW
- a CDS encoding DUF1257 domain-containing protein, producing the protein MSHFSQIKTKIRNLDSLKLALSDLGTDWKAGPCDVRGYQGQTQTADLVISQENGYDIGFRRNPETNDYELVADLQYWRQPLTVEGFLSRVTQRYAYNTVMTETSRQGFQLAEEQVREDGSVRLVVQRWNG
- a CDS encoding ferredoxin, producing the protein MTQFDEQTTGFEPELGGQLRQTDDRTGLEPELGGQLRQKGVYVDEITCIGCKHCAHVARNTFYIEPDHGRSRVYRQDGDSEELIQEAIDTCPVDCIHWMDYTELKQLERDRQHQVIPIAGFPVDKAMSAAQMRKAKRRSQRSQQS
- a CDS encoding DUF4335 domain-containing protein produces the protein MAQIASVTSYEYTAGTCTLRLIGHLSPLSQVTGRPVLTRSRFSLQVHGLEDGADAEAARPAVLFEASGREPQFSTLTNLVQTYVQAHLSAQALSPGAALARGDSSLQPVGLMRHRLTLATPPAPPQVVELSTLQLSDLADTLEQADGTLQIIPDDALPKARPARPRLPLWLGSVAAVGIAAILGNQLLTTTPSPVVLNAPDSSDAIGGSTTQAPSPDRELPLDEATPFSEAVPEAALSSPSATGEALPTPTTTAPTTTSAPPGTSGQGSPKLSPQPATPTTPQPGTSPGVTPPPAASPQPEARVREPAASPDADFSAQQSTPASPETLRAAPDSPAAAITAAEPTATESSDLALALQRQWRPPANLAAPLRYTLTLAANGTVIDLVPLNEFSATYQNTPTLPQVNAVIPGITYGARIIVEVQFLPTGEVLVLPTEAPTP
- a CDS encoding DUF3038 domain-containing protein; this encodes MEPSSLSASNSEPNPAQPSPTPRQLHSIKAQLDLVLLALEALTGLGSDAMLAAADKLGVSDLLSDRVNLWRLRQASPLRKGQGRKKLDIDEARALVLVCCQLAIAHRESIRQAVMRLEKALAQGQAPHRTAQLGDYLDAFSNAYQDRMEADQTATTDELTTLGLKLLVDLLFYSGTGGSRKLWLALLDRAET
- a CDS encoding YqiA/YcfP family alpha/beta fold hydrolase translates to MPQYLYLHGFASSPQSAKAQAMKTRLAARGIPLIIPDLNQGDFAHLTLSRQIQQVSALILAQSEPTVLIGSSLGGLTAAWVAQQVSLTKHIEKLVLLAPAFDFLKQWLPRLGPDAIAAWRDQGTLSVYHYTEQRQIPLHYGFITDAQGYTDEDLRAKIPTLILHGTHDETIAIEASRAYAATRSWVHLVELPSDHALTDVEPEIWHHTQGFLRL
- the leuB gene encoding 3-isopropylmalate dehydrogenase produces the protein MTSTYRITLLPGDGIGPEIMAVAVDVLKTVGSQMDLAFEFEEALIGGAAIDETGEPLPEATLKTCKASDAVLLAAIGGYKWDTLPRHQRPETGLLGLRSGLELFANLRPATILPQLIDASSLKREVVEGVDIMVVRELTGGIYFGSPKGVFETETGQKRGVNTMAYTDGEIDRIGKVAFETAQKRNGQLCSVDKANVLEVSQLWRDRITALSADYPDVTLTHMYVDNAAMQLIRWPKQFDTIVTGNLFGDILSDAAAMLTGSIGMLPSASLGASGPGVYEPVHGSAPDIAGQDKANPLAQVLSAAMMLRYALDQPAAADRIEQAVTTVLDQGYRTGDIMSETMTQVGCKAMGDALLRALA